TCGCAGACGAGCCGACCTCTGCTCTCGATGTCACCACGCAAAAGCAGATTCTTGACTTGCTCGAACGGCTCCGCTCAGACATGGCAATCCTCTTTGTGACCCATGACCTGGGAGTTGCCCTGCAGCGATCGGATCGCATCGGCGTTCTCTACGCCAGCCAGTTGGTCGAAATGGGGCGCACCGATCTCGTCGCTCGAACTCCCCTGCACCCCTATACGCGCGCGCTATTCTCGGCTGTCCCCCCACTTTCGGGGCATCCCCGCCGTCTGCACAGCCCTGCAGGTACCCTCCCCGAACCTAGTCAGCGCCACGCCGGCTGCAATTTCGCATCTCGGTGCTCGGGAACAGTGGACATTTGCCGGCACATAGCGCCCGCCTTGCAGGGCACTCCACAACAGGTGGTGGCATGCCACAACTTGGAGCCATGAAATGACCTCGCCAATCGGGCCTGCTCGCGTTCGTACAGCGCCAGCATCACCCGAACCGATCCTCGAACTGCGCAATGTCGATTTTTGTTATCGGGCTCCTCGCCGATCCGCTGCGGAGGTCCTTGGCGGCTCGAGGCTGCGCAAGATCAACATGAGCATCCGGCGTGGGGAAGCCCATGGACTGATCGGGGAGTCCGGCAGCGGCAAAAGCACAATCGCGAAGCTTCTGCTTGGGCTGAGAGCACCACAAGCGGGTCAGATCCTTTTTGACGGCGAGCTGCTGACGCCGGATCGATTGGCGGCGTTCCGCCTCCGTGTCCAACCTGTCTTCCAGAACCCTCTCGATGCGCTGAACCCAGTCATCCCGATCGGCAAACAGATTGTCGCGCCTCTGCTTGTGAACTTCAGGATGAGGTCTTCCGATTGTCAGGCTCGGTTGGCTGCAGCAATTTCCGCCGTCGGCTTATCGGGCGAGATCCTTGGCAAGTTACCGCATCAGATAAGCGGTGGACAGGCCCAGCGGGTCAATATAGCGCGAGCGCTTATTCTCGATCCCGAGGTTCTGATTTGTGACGAGCCTGTCTCCGCACTCGACATGACTGTTCAAGCTCAGATCCTGAACCTTCTGTCGGATCTGCGTGAGAGCCGCGGCTTGTCCCTGCTATTCATCAGTCATGATATCAGATCCGTCGCCTATCTCTGTTCGGAGATCACGGTCCTGAAGCGCGGAAGCATCGTTGAGAGCGGTTCACGCGATCAGGTACTGCTCGACCCAAAGACAGATTACATGAAGTCCTTGCTCAGGGCGGTGCCCAATTCCGAACTCGGGGGCAAAATGGCGTCATCCTCAACACCTTGTTCGCAGCCCACAGAGCCTCGGCACGTGTCGGCGCAGAGGTGATAATCGCATGAGGCGTAACGCCCATAAGGTATTTGCGAGCAAAATTGCCCGCGCATTGGTCACGCTCGTTCTGATGGTGACGAGCGTATTCATTCTTATGCGCTGTGCCGGCGATCCGGTGACCGTCTTACTTGGGCCCGACGCGACCCCGGACATGCGCGCCGCATACTCAGGCGAATTGGGGCTCGATCGCCCCATCCTGGCGCAATACCTGGCCTATCTCCATAACGTCGTCCGAGGAAGCTTAGGCGTCTCATACGTCTATCGACAGGATGCACTCGGTGTCGTCCTCAGCCACCTACCGTTGACGCTGATACTCACCTGCTGTGCTCTTACCCTGGCGGCGGTCACGGGCATTGCGGGAGGAATAGCTGCCGCAGTGTTTCCGTCGAGCATCGTAGGCCGTGTGTGTACGATCGGAACCGTCGTGGGAGTGTGCGTTCCCAGCTTCTTCCTGGCGATCGTGCTGATGCTGGTATTCTCAATCCACCTCAATTGGTTGCCGACCGGCGGCGCGGAGAGCTGGCGCAGCTTGGCTTTGCCGGCAGTAACCATGGCGGCCGCAAGCTCCGCCGTGCTTGCACGGTACACCCGCGTAGCCGTGCGCGAATCGCTGGAGAGTCGCTATGTGTTGGCTGCGTTTGCGCGCGGCATTCCGTTCCGGCGAATATTGATCCACCACGTACTGCCCAATGCGGCGGTTCCGATCCTGACCATCCTTGGCCTGCTTATCGGCGGAGCGGTAACTGGCTCGACAGTCGTCGAGACGGTCTTTTCATGGCCGGGTATTGGAAATCTCTTCGTCACATCCGTCGGAAGCAGAGATGTTCCAGTGGTGCAGGCAATTGTTCTGCTTGCTGGCACTGCGATGATCATGACCAACCTGGCCGTCGATCTCGGTTACACCTGGCTCGATCCGCGATCGAAATCCTCGGAGACATAGATGAGCACCGCCTGGGCGCATGAATGGACCCGGAATATCTTTCGGTCGAAAGACCGTCGCGATCTGCGTAAGCCACCCCAGATTGGACTCTATGTTGCCGCGATATGGATCGTCGGATCTCTGTTGATTGCCGCACTGCCCCAGGTGATCTCCCCCTATCATCCAGCACAGATCTCCTTGGATGCACGGCTTTCGCCACCCCTGTTCTTCGGCGGCACGCTGGAACATTTGTTGGGCACTGACGAGCTCGGCCGGGACGTGCTGGCACGCCTGATATATTCGATCCAGATCAGCATGCTCGTTGCGGTGGGCGGGACCTTCATTAGTACCCTGCTGGGCGTTTCGTTGGGCTTCCTCGCTGCCGAGCTTGGCGGACTGATCGAAGAGGGCGTCATGGCACTGGTCGATATGCAGGCTGCCGTGCCGTTCATGATGACCGCACTGCTTGTCATCACGATATTTGGCAATTCGCTGGCACTCTTTATCTGCCTTGTAGGCTTGCACGGTTGGGAGCGTCACGCCCGCATCGCGAGAGGGCTGGCTTTGACGGCCCGCAATCGGCTCCATGTAACGGCGGCGCGAACTTACAACGCTTCGCGGGTTCATATCTACGCAAGGCATATTCTCCCATCCTGTGCACCTACCATCGTGGTCGGCATGACCCTTGGGCTCACCGAGACGGTTCTCCTGGAAAGCACCCTGAGTTTTCTGGGGTTGGGGATACAACCGCCGATGTCCAGCTTGGGCAATATGGTGGGATACGGCAGAGACTATTTGATGACGGCCTGGTGGATCGCCCTCGCGCCCGGGCTCGTCATCGCAGCGACAGCGATTGCTCTCATGACAATCGGCGAGGCGCTGCGCCAAACCGGACCTCGCTCAGCTTCTTACACGTCCATCTGAGGAGACGTCATGTCGCGTCCGGACCTCGAAAGCGCATCGAATCAAATGGTCAGAAACGTTCCTCTGTATCGGCAAAAGAGGAAGTTCACCTGTGGACCATCCTCCCTGATGATGGTCATGTCCGCGCTGGACGAGCGATATCAGCCGAATGAAACAGCTGAGCTCGAGATCTGGCGAGAGGCAACGACCATTCACGGCGGCTGCGGACCAGTTGGTCTGGCATTGGCCCTTAAACGCCGCGGCTTCGCAGCGCTTGTTGTCGTAAGCCATGATGGGCTTTTTCTTAAGTCTCGCGC
The DNA window shown above is from Bradyrhizobium sp. CB1650 and carries:
- a CDS encoding ABC transporter permease, which translates into the protein MRRNAHKVFASKIARALVTLVLMVTSVFILMRCAGDPVTVLLGPDATPDMRAAYSGELGLDRPILAQYLAYLHNVVRGSLGVSYVYRQDALGVVLSHLPLTLILTCCALTLAAVTGIAGGIAAAVFPSSIVGRVCTIGTVVGVCVPSFFLAIVLMLVFSIHLNWLPTGGAESWRSLALPAVTMAAASSAVLARYTRVAVRESLESRYVLAAFARGIPFRRILIHHVLPNAAVPILTILGLLIGGAVTGSTVVETVFSWPGIGNLFVTSVGSRDVPVVQAIVLLAGTAMIMTNLAVDLGYTWLDPRSKSSET
- a CDS encoding ATP-binding cassette domain-containing protein; this encodes MTSPIGPARVRTAPASPEPILELRNVDFCYRAPRRSAAEVLGGSRLRKINMSIRRGEAHGLIGESGSGKSTIAKLLLGLRAPQAGQILFDGELLTPDRLAAFRLRVQPVFQNPLDALNPVIPIGKQIVAPLLVNFRMRSSDCQARLAAAISAVGLSGEILGKLPHQISGGQAQRVNIARALILDPEVLICDEPVSALDMTVQAQILNLLSDLRESRGLSLLFISHDIRSVAYLCSEITVLKRGSIVESGSRDQVLLDPKTDYMKSLLRAVPNSELGGKMASSSTPCSQPTEPRHVSAQR
- a CDS encoding ABC transporter permease, with product MSTAWAHEWTRNIFRSKDRRDLRKPPQIGLYVAAIWIVGSLLIAALPQVISPYHPAQISLDARLSPPLFFGGTLEHLLGTDELGRDVLARLIYSIQISMLVAVGGTFISTLLGVSLGFLAAELGGLIEEGVMALVDMQAAVPFMMTALLVITIFGNSLALFICLVGLHGWERHARIARGLALTARNRLHVTAARTYNASRVHIYARHILPSCAPTIVVGMTLGLTETVLLESTLSFLGLGIQPPMSSLGNMVGYGRDYLMTAWWIALAPGLVIAATAIALMTIGEALRQTGPRSASYTSI